A portion of the Setaria italica strain Yugu1 unplaced genomic scaffold, Setaria_italica_v2.0 scaffold_14, whole genome shotgun sequence genome contains these proteins:
- the LOC101756247 gene encoding LOW QUALITY PROTEIN: uncharacterized protein LOC101756247 (The sequence of the model RefSeq protein was modified relative to this genomic sequence to represent the inferred CDS: inserted 3 bases in 3 codons) — MSCREGLMSPQTETKASVGFKAGVKDYKLTYYTPEYETKDTDXLAAFRVTPQPGVPPEEAGAAVAAESSTGTWTTVWTDGLTSLDRYKGRCYHIEPVPGEADQYICYIAYPLDLFEEGSVTNMFTSIVGNVFGFKALRALRLEDLRIPTAYAKTFQGPPHGIQVERDKLNKYGRPLLGCTIKPKLGLSXKNYGRACYECLRGGLDFTKDDENVNSQPFMRWRDRFVFCAEAIYKAQAETGEIKGHYLNATAGTCEEMIKRAAFARELGVPIVMHDYLTGGFTANTSLSYYCRDNGLLLHIHRAMHAVIDRQKNHGMHFRVLAKALRMSGGDHIHSGTVVGKLEGEREITLGFVDLLRDDFIEKDRSRGIFFTQDWASMPGVIPVASXGIHVWHMPALTEIFGDDSVLQFGGGTLGHPWGNAPGAAANRVALEACVQARNEGRDLAREGNEIIKAACKWSPELAAACEVWKEIKFEFEAMDTL; from the exons ATGAGTTGTAGGGAGGGACTTATGTCACCACAAACAGAAACTAAAGCAAGTGTTGGATTTAAAGCTGGTGTTAAGGATTATAAATTGACTTACTACACCCCGGAGTACGAAACCAAGGATACTG ATCTGGCAGCATTCCGAGTAACTCCTCAGCCCGGGGTTCCGCCTGAAGAAGCAGGGGCTGCAGTAGCTGCGGAATCTTCTACTGGTACATGGACAACTGTTTGGACTGATGGACTTACCAGTCTTGATCGTTACAAAGGACGATGCTATCACATCGAGCCCGTTCCTGGGGAGGCAGATCAATATATCTGTTATATAGCTTATCCATTAGACCTATTTGAAGAGGGTTCTGTTACTAACATGTTTACTTCCATTGTGGGTAACGTGTTTGGTTTCAAAGCCCTACGCGCTCTACGTTTGGAGGATCTACGAATTCCCACTGCTTATGCAAAAACTTTCCAAGGTCCGCCTCACGGTATCCAAGTTGAAAGGGATAAGTTGAACAAGTATGGTCGTCCTTTATTGGGATGTACTATTAAACCAAAATTGGGATTAT GCAAAAATTACGGTAGAGCGTGTTATGAGTGTCTACGCGGTGGACTTGATTTTACCAAAGATGATGAAAACGTAAACTCACAACCATTTATGCGCTGGAGAGACCGTTTTGTCTTTTGTGCTGAAGCAATTTATAAAGCACAAGCAGAAACTGGTGAAATTAAGGGGCATTACTTGAATGCGACTGCAGGTACATGCGAAGAAATGATTAAGAGAGCTGCATTTGCAAGGGAATTAGGGGTTCCTATTGTAATGCATGACTACTTAACTGGAGGATTCACCGCAAATACTAGTTTGTCTTATTATTGCCGCGACAACGGCCTACTTCTTCACATTCACCGAGCAATGCATGCAGTTATTGATAGACAGAAAAATCATGGTATGCATTTCCGTGTATTAGCTAAAGCATTGCGTATGTCGGGGGGAGATCATATCCACTCCGGTACAGTAGTAGGTAAGTTAGAAGGGGAACGCGAAATAACTTTAGGTTTTGTTGATTTATTGCGCGATGATTTTATTGAAAAAGATCGTTCTCGCGGTATCTTTTTCACTCAGGACTGGGCATCCATGCCAGGTGTTATACCGGTGGCTT GGGGTATTCATGTTTGGCATATGCCAGCTCTGACCGAAATCTTTGGAGACGATTCTGTATTACAATTTGGTGGAGGAACTTTAGGACATCCTTGGGGAAATGCACCTGGTGCAGCAGCTAATCGTGTGGCTTTAGAAGCCTGTGTACAAGCCCGTAACGAAGGGCGCGATCTTGCTCGTGAAGGTAATGAAATTATCAAAGCAGCTTGCAAATGGAGTCCTGAACTAGCCGCAGCTTGTGAAGTATGGAAGGAGATCAAATTTGAGTTCGAAGCGATGGATACCCTATAG